The Calorimonas adulescens genome has a segment encoding these proteins:
- a CDS encoding chromate transporter, translating into MKFLFELMMSFFKIGAFTLGGGYAMVPLIQEEVVEKKGWIDESEFLNIIAIAQSAPGPIAINTAVFTGYRLKGISGAVFATLGAVLPSFLIILIVATFFLSVKDSAVVKRAFMGIRPAVVALIVYSVVRLVKSNDVKGYAFIIPLLACLGIVLFNLHPILIIVLAAISGIIKTIVRGEDMGE; encoded by the coding sequence TTGAAATTTTTATTTGAACTTATGATGAGTTTTTTTAAGATAGGGGCCTTTACACTAGGCGGGGGATACGCCATGGTGCCCCTTATTCAGGAAGAGGTTGTGGAAAAAAAAGGCTGGATTGATGAAAGCGAGTTTCTCAACATTATAGCTATAGCCCAGTCTGCACCGGGCCCGATTGCCATTAATACGGCTGTCTTTACCGGTTACAGACTCAAAGGGATATCTGGAGCTGTATTTGCTACACTGGGTGCGGTTTTGCCGTCGTTCTTAATTATTTTGATAGTGGCCACTTTTTTCTTATCTGTTAAAGATTCAGCGGTTGTAAAGAGGGCCTTTATGGGGATAAGACCAGCAGTGGTGGCCTTGATAGTGTATTCTGTGGTGAGACTTGTTAAATCTAATGACGTGAAGGGATACGCCTTTATTATCCCCCTTCTTGCATGTCTTGGAATAGTTCTTTTTAATCTTCATCCAATTCTTATAATTGTGTTGGCAGCTATAAGTGGCATAATTAAAACAATAGTCAGAGGGGAGGATATGGGAGAGTGA
- a CDS encoding chromate transporter, whose protein sequence is MILLRLFYSFFKIGAFSFGGGYAVLAFIQKEIVNLNHWLLPSEFVDVVAISQITPGPIAINAATFVGYKVAGYPGSAVATLGVTLPSFLIIIVIARFFIRFQENHYVKAAFDFIRPATIGLIAAAAVTTAQASIVDIKSALIGIFIFILLYYMKLDTILAIALSAILGLLLYR, encoded by the coding sequence GTGATTCTTTTAAGACTTTTTTATTCATTTTTCAAGATAGGTGCATTCAGCTTTGGAGGTGGTTATGCGGTCCTGGCCTTCATCCAAAAAGAAATAGTAAACCTGAATCACTGGCTTTTACCATCGGAATTTGTAGATGTGGTGGCCATATCCCAGATTACTCCCGGACCAATAGCTATCAATGCTGCTACATTTGTCGGATACAAGGTTGCAGGATATCCTGGCTCAGCAGTGGCAACCCTTGGTGTGACACTTCCATCTTTTTTGATTATAATTGTCATAGCACGGTTTTTTATCAGGTTTCAGGAAAATCACTATGTGAAAGCTGCCTTTGATTTTATAAGGCCGGCAACCATAGGACTTATAGCTGCTGCTGCTGTTACTACCGCACAGGCATCCATAGTAGATATAAAGAGTGCCCTTATAGGTATATTTATATTCATTCTTCTATACTATATGAAGTTGGACACTATTTTAGCCATTGCTTTATCTGCCATACTTGGACTTTTGCTCTACCGTTGA
- the arcA gene encoding arginine deiminase produces MMPIEINSEIGRLRRVLLHRPNGELENLIPEYLGRLLFDDIPYLVIAQKEHDTFASILKDNGAEVVYLEDLAADVLDDDAIREKFLDEFFEESGITSKGLKESLKTYFENMSPKEAVLKLMSGIRRDEIKIKNYTLADIIDDDYPFYIDPMPNLYFTRDPAACIGNGLTINRMATAARKRESLFIKYIYENHPMFKENGLKLWYDRSQPFSIEGGDELVLNDKIVAIGCSERTSPQAIELTARNLFRDSYFEKVLVFELPKSRAFMHLDTVFTMVDYDKFTIHPGVEGPLSIYEISKYSEDEIYIEHKTLPLDEILKEALGLPSVRLIKCGNGDVIASGREQWNDGSNTLAIAPGVVVTYDRNYITNEALKENGVKVIAIPSSELSRGRGGPRCMSMPLYREPVLW; encoded by the coding sequence ATGATGCCCATAGAAATAAATTCAGAGATAGGTAGGTTAAGAAGGGTTCTACTGCATAGGCCGAATGGAGAACTGGAAAATCTTATCCCAGAATATCTGGGCCGGTTGCTTTTTGATGATATACCGTATCTTGTTATAGCCCAGAAAGAGCATGATACGTTTGCCTCCATCCTAAAGGACAACGGTGCTGAGGTGGTGTATCTTGAGGATTTAGCAGCCGATGTGCTTGATGATGATGCAATAAGAGAGAAATTTTTAGATGAGTTTTTTGAGGAGAGTGGAATAACATCTAAAGGCCTTAAAGAGTCTTTGAAGACATATTTTGAAAATATGTCTCCTAAAGAAGCTGTTCTAAAACTGATGTCAGGTATAAGGAGAGATGAGATAAAAATAAAGAATTACACACTAGCAGATATAATAGATGATGATTATCCGTTCTATATTGATCCTATGCCAAACCTGTATTTTACAAGGGATCCTGCAGCATGTATAGGTAATGGCCTTACCATAAACAGGATGGCTACAGCAGCGAGAAAAAGAGAAAGTCTCTTCATAAAGTATATATATGAAAATCATCCTATGTTTAAGGAAAATGGTTTGAAGCTCTGGTATGACAGGTCACAGCCATTCAGTATTGAGGGTGGGGATGAACTTGTCTTGAACGATAAAATAGTAGCCATAGGATGCAGTGAAAGGACAAGCCCACAGGCAATTGAACTTACAGCGCGTAATCTTTTCAGAGACAGCTATTTTGAAAAGGTATTGGTATTTGAACTGCCAAAGTCCAGAGCTTTTATGCACCTTGATACTGTATTTACAATGGTTGACTATGATAAGTTTACAATACATCCAGGTGTTGAAGGGCCACTTAGTATATATGAAATATCTAAGTACAGTGAAGATGAAATATATATTGAGCACAAGACACTCCCTTTAGATGAGATACTTAAAGAAGCCCTTGGATTGCCGTCCGTCAGGTTAATAAAGTGTGGTAATGGAGACGTAATAGCATCTGGTAGGGAGCAGTGGAACGATGGTTCTAATACGCTTGCCATAGCGCCTGGTGTGGTTGTTACTTATGATAGGAACTATATAACCAATGAAGCATTGAAAGAAAATGGTGTAAAGGTGATAGCGATTCCAAGCTCCGAACTTTCCAGAGGTCGTGGAGGTCCAAGATGCATGAGTATGCCATTATATAGAGAACCTGTTTTATGGTAG
- the argF gene encoding ornithine carbamoyltransferase, with the protein MPVNMKGKSLLTVEQLTQEEMEYLLDLASTLKAKKKAGIKGNLLEGKNIALLFEKPSTRTRCAFTVACVDEGAHPEYLGKDDIQLGKKETVADTARVLGRMFDGIEFRGFKQETVEQLAKYAGVPVWNGLTDYSHPTQILADFLTIKEHFGYLKGIKLTYMGDARNNMGNSLMMGCAVMGMHFVAGAPKALWPEDSVVAKAKEIAKKTGAIIEFTESPREAVKSSDVVYTDVWASMGEESKLQERINLLKPYQVNMDLIRATEKEDVIFLHCLPAFHNNDTEISENVGEMEVTDEVFESKYSKVFDEAENRMHTIKAIMVATLA; encoded by the coding sequence ATGCCTGTAAACATGAAAGGCAAGTCACTTTTAACTGTTGAACAACTTACACAAGAGGAGATGGAATATCTTTTAGACCTTGCATCAACATTAAAGGCCAAAAAAAAGGCCGGCATAAAAGGCAATCTTCTTGAAGGTAAGAATATAGCGCTATTGTTTGAGAAGCCATCTACGAGAACAAGATGTGCGTTTACTGTGGCATGTGTGGATGAGGGTGCGCATCCTGAGTACCTGGGGAAGGATGATATCCAGTTGGGTAAGAAAGAAACTGTTGCAGATACTGCAAGGGTGCTTGGCAGGATGTTTGATGGTATAGAATTTAGGGGATTTAAACAGGAGACTGTGGAACAACTTGCAAAGTATGCCGGGGTTCCTGTTTGGAATGGCCTTACTGACTATTCTCATCCAACACAAATACTGGCAGACTTTCTCACGATAAAAGAACATTTTGGTTATCTCAAGGGGATTAAATTAACATATATGGGTGATGCAAGAAATAATATGGGTAATTCGCTTATGATGGGATGTGCCGTTATGGGTATGCACTTTGTGGCAGGGGCTCCAAAGGCACTCTGGCCTGAAGATTCTGTTGTAGCTAAGGCAAAAGAGATAGCCAAAAAGACAGGAGCGATAATAGAATTTACAGAAAGCCCCAGAGAGGCTGTAAAAAGTTCAGATGTCGTGTATACTGATGTTTGGGCATCCATGGGAGAAGAATCAAAGCTTCAGGAAAGGATAAACCTTCTAAAACCATACCAGGTCAACATGGATCTTATCAGAGCAACAGAAAAAGAAGATGTGATATTCCTCCATTGCCTTCCTGCTTTTCATAATAATGATACCGAAATATCGGAAAATGTTGGTGAGATGGAGGTGACTGACGAGGTATTTGAAAGCAAGTATTCAAAGGTGTTTGATGAGGCAGAAAACAGGATGCATACCATAAAGGCGATAATGGTTGCTACTCTTGCTTAA
- the arcC gene encoding carbamate kinase: protein MSRIVVALGGNALQSNPKDVSAESQLASCRLTAKAIVSLVKEGHEVIVAHGNGPQVGQIVSTYETASKTAGGYVMPLPECGSMSQGYIGYHLQQSIGDALRKEGINRSVATVITQVVVDRDDPAFQNPSKPIGSFFTKEEAYKLVAMENGYVMKEDAGRGYRRVVPSPMPKRIVEENIVRTLAEAGHIVISCGGGGVPVIEDEDGLKGVAAVIDKDLASEKLAEIMDADVLLILTAVEKVAINYNRPGQKDLDTLTAEEAEGYMREGHFAPGSMLPKVQAAVMFARSGPGRKAIITSLEKAEDAIQGKTGTVVTN from the coding sequence ATGTCCAGAATAGTTGTTGCACTGGGTGGCAATGCCCTTCAGTCAAACCCAAAAGATGTGTCAGCAGAAAGTCAGCTTGCATCCTGCAGATTAACTGCAAAGGCCATAGTCAGTCTTGTAAAAGAAGGTCATGAGGTAATAGTTGCTCATGGAAATGGTCCCCAGGTGGGTCAGATAGTCTCAACATATGAGACTGCTTCGAAGACTGCAGGAGGCTATGTTATGCCTCTACCAGAGTGTGGAAGCATGAGTCAGGGGTATATAGGGTACCACCTGCAGCAATCTATAGGTGATGCTCTGAGGAAAGAAGGGATAAACCGTTCGGTTGCCACAGTCATTACACAGGTTGTTGTAGATAGAGATGACCCTGCATTTCAGAATCCAAGTAAGCCAATAGGTTCTTTTTTTACAAAGGAAGAGGCTTATAAACTGGTGGCTATGGAGAATGGCTATGTAATGAAAGAGGACGCCGGCAGGGGCTACAGAAGAGTGGTACCATCCCCCATGCCGAAGAGAATTGTAGAGGAGAATATAGTAAGAACTTTGGCAGAGGCAGGGCATATAGTAATATCCTGTGGGGGAGGAGGGGTGCCGGTTATAGAAGATGAAGACGGGCTAAAGGGGGTAGCCGCTGTAATAGATAAAGACCTGGCCTCTGAGAAACTGGCAGAGATAATGGATGCAGATGTTCTATTGATACTTACTGCAGTTGAAAAAGTTGCTATAAATTACAATAGGCCTGGCCAGAAAGATTTAGATACCCTGACTGCAGAGGAGGCGGAAGGATATATGAGAGAGGGACACTTTGCCCCGGGCTCCATGCTTCCAAAGGTACAGGCTGCTGTGATGTTTGCAAGGTCCGGGCCGGGCCGCAAAGCCATAATAACATCCCTTGAAAAAGCAGAGGATGCCATTCAAGGCAAAACGGGCACAGTTGTTACAAATTAG
- a CDS encoding M20 family metallopeptidase has translation MDEIKKSIDDCIDGLRDELTSLSTFIHDNPELGNQEYKAAAILCDTLEKYGFSVERGYLGIETAFKADYGRRDEVSVAIMAEYDALPGLGHGCGHNLICAAAVGAAIALKPVADMFGGLVTVFGTPAEETNGAKVPMAAAGVFDPYDIAIMAHPSDKYCVYSSSLAMDALQFEYFGKAAHAASAPHEGINALDAVLQLFNGVNALRQQMEDGSRVHGIITDGGKAPNIIPDHAEARFYVRAKTRMKLDILREKVIRCARGAEMATGSRLEISNFEFSFDDMVTNRHLAETCKENLKRLGVHELSENDESMGSTDMGNVSHRVPSMHLYFRIVEPGTPGHSIEMCNASGSEEGINAMMIAAKALAMTATDVMRDEELRKRIRDEFTKNLK, from the coding sequence GTGGATGAGATAAAGAAAAGTATAGATGATTGCATTGATGGGCTAAGAGATGAGCTTACAAGCCTTTCTACTTTTATACACGATAACCCTGAATTGGGTAATCAGGAATACAAAGCAGCGGCGATCCTCTGCGATACGCTGGAGAAATATGGATTTAGTGTGGAAAGAGGATATCTTGGGATAGAGACAGCATTTAAGGCAGATTATGGCAGGAGGGATGAGGTGAGTGTGGCAATAATGGCAGAGTATGATGCATTGCCAGGCCTTGGCCACGGGTGCGGGCACAACCTCATCTGTGCAGCAGCAGTGGGTGCGGCCATAGCACTAAAACCTGTTGCTGACATGTTTGGTGGTCTTGTGACGGTGTTTGGTACCCCGGCAGAGGAGACCAATGGTGCCAAGGTACCAATGGCTGCGGCCGGTGTTTTTGACCCGTATGATATTGCAATAATGGCTCATCCATCGGATAAATACTGTGTTTATTCGTCATCCCTGGCTATGGACGCTTTACAGTTTGAATATTTTGGTAAAGCTGCCCATGCGGCCTCTGCTCCCCATGAGGGGATAAATGCCCTGGATGCTGTTTTACAGCTCTTTAACGGAGTAAATGCATTGAGGCAACAGATGGAAGATGGTTCAAGGGTACATGGAATCATAACTGATGGTGGAAAAGCGCCAAACATAATACCTGACCATGCTGAGGCACGTTTTTATGTCAGGGCAAAGACCAGGATGAAACTGGATATCTTGAGGGAAAAGGTGATAAGATGTGCCAGAGGAGCTGAGATGGCTACTGGGTCGAGGCTTGAGATTTCCAACTTTGAGTTTTCTTTTGATGACATGGTTACCAACCGCCATTTAGCAGAAACGTGTAAGGAAAACCTAAAGAGGCTCGGGGTACATGAACTTTCAGAGAATGATGAGAGTATGGGATCTACGGACATGGGCAATGTATCCCATAGGGTGCCTTCAATGCATTTATACTTCAGGATAGTTGAACCTGGCACACCTGGACACAGTATTGAGATGTGTAATGCGTCGGGGTCGGAAGAGGGGATAAATGCCATGATGATTGCAGCTAAAGCGCTGGCTATGACTGCAACTGATGTGATGAGGGATGAGGAACTCAGAAAGAGGATAAGAGACGAATTTACTAAAAACTTAAAATAA
- the cobT gene encoding nicotinate-nucleotide--dimethylbenzimidazole phosphoribosyltransferase, with the protein MLRLYEVIDKVKPLDDEAMKLAQERLDSLTKPQGSLGRLEEVAIRIAGITGKYIPDVPRKLSILMAADHGVVEEGVSAFPQNVTVEMVENFVNGGAAMNVLSRHVRSDLWVVDIGVKGDIPDKRGIIDKKIARGTSNMTKGQAMDRDEAIKAIEVGISMVEQAKAMGYGLIGTGEMGIGNTTASAAVVCAFSGISPQDVVGRGTGIDDEGLKRKVRAIEKALEVNRPDPADPVDVLSKVGGLEIAGLAGVFLGCAAMRIPVLIDGFISGAAALVAYKLKPLAGEYMIASHLSMERGHRVELDMMGLKPLLNLDMRLGEGTGAALAMGIVDVSIKIIREMATFEEAGVSQKE; encoded by the coding sequence ATGTTAAGGTTATATGAGGTTATAGATAAGGTAAAACCCCTTGATGATGAGGCAATGAAACTGGCGCAGGAGAGGTTAGACAGCCTTACAAAGCCACAGGGTAGCCTTGGGAGGCTTGAGGAGGTGGCTATCAGGATAGCCGGTATAACGGGCAAATATATACCGGATGTACCCAGAAAGCTCTCTATACTCATGGCTGCAGACCACGGGGTAGTTGAGGAGGGTGTGAGTGCCTTTCCCCAGAATGTGACCGTGGAGATGGTTGAGAACTTTGTAAATGGTGGAGCAGCTATGAATGTGCTCTCAAGGCATGTAAGGTCTGACCTGTGGGTTGTGGATATTGGTGTTAAGGGTGACATTCCAGATAAAAGAGGAATAATAGATAAAAAAATAGCAAGAGGTACTTCTAATATGACTAAAGGCCAGGCCATGGACAGGGATGAGGCTATAAAGGCCATTGAAGTAGGGATATCTATGGTCGAGCAGGCTAAAGCCATGGGTTATGGGCTCATAGGTACAGGAGAAATGGGCATAGGGAATACTACTGCCAGTGCTGCTGTTGTCTGTGCTTTTTCTGGTATCAGCCCGCAGGATGTGGTTGGCAGGGGTACAGGCATAGATGACGAGGGTCTTAAAAGAAAGGTCAGGGCCATAGAAAAAGCACTGGAGGTGAACAGGCCCGACCCTGCCGACCCTGTTGATGTGCTGTCGAAGGTTGGAGGTCTGGAGATTGCCGGCCTGGCCGGTGTTTTCTTGGGATGCGCAGCAATGAGGATTCCTGTGCTCATTGATGGCTTTATATCTGGGGCAGCGGCACTGGTTGCCTATAAACTCAAGCCTCTTGCAGGGGAGTATATGATAGCATCACACCTGTCCATGGAGAGGGGCCACAGGGTAGAGTTGGATATGATGGGATTAAAGCCTCTTTTGAATCTTGATATGAGGCTGGGTGAGGGTACAGGAGCTGCTCTGGCTATGGGGATTGTGGATGTGTCTATAAAGATAATTAGAGAGATGGCCACATTTGAAGAGGCTGGGGTATCGCAAAAGGAGTGA